Proteins from a genomic interval of Terriglobia bacterium:
- the nrdR gene encoding transcriptional regulator NrdR produces MKCPFCAFENDRVVDSRESKEGESIRRRRECLKCNKRFTTYERIDEIPYMVVKKDGRREKFDRQKVLNGLLRACEKRPISIGKLEQIVNEAEDFVINSPERERKTSEIGELIMNRLRRHDKVAYVRFASVYLDFKDVQEFMLELKDLLKSKDMAGPAKVKITGAKTQ; encoded by the coding sequence ATGAAGTGTCCCTTCTGCGCGTTTGAAAACGACCGCGTGGTGGATTCGCGGGAGAGCAAGGAAGGCGAGAGCATCCGCCGCCGCCGCGAGTGCCTGAAGTGCAACAAGCGCTTCACCACCTACGAGCGCATTGACGAAATTCCCTACATGGTGGTCAAGAAAGACGGCCGGCGCGAAAAATTCGACCGCCAGAAAGTTCTCAACGGCCTGCTGCGCGCCTGCGAAAAGCGGCCCATCTCCATCGGCAAGCTGGAGCAGATCGTCAACGAGGCCGAGGACTTCGTCATCAACTCGCCGGAACGCGAGCGCAAGACCAGCGAGATTGGCGAGCTGATCATGAATCGCCTGCGCCGCCACGACAAAGTTGCCTACGTGCGCTTCGCCTCGGTCTACCTCGATTTCAAGGACGTGCAGGAGTTCATGTTGGAGTTGAAGGATTTGCTGAAATCCAAAGATATGGCTGGACCTGCG